A genomic segment from Sphingobacteriaceae bacterium encodes:
- the yunB gene encoding sporulation protein YunB — translation MWRYRRQRRAMAALGLLLLLAAAWLAVACRRHLSPVLAAMAQRQAEIIGVDTLSRSLARHLGGQIAYQDLIALRYDRQGQVSFMQVNTTAVNRLVAGLQQAIQQDLQAMGAATVELPLGLVLGSDLLAAYGPRFKVRIVPQGTVRLALDQAFTHAGINQTRHTIYLSVETHVRIMVPLHREDMVVKTKTPLVEAVIVGPVPDQYLNLDWSLTPWGREGEA, via the coding sequence ATGTGGAGATACCGGCGTCAACGCCGCGCCATGGCGGCCCTAGGTCTGCTGCTCCTGCTGGCGGCCGCCTGGCTGGCGGTGGCCTGCCGGCGCCATTTGTCGCCTGTGTTGGCGGCCATGGCCCAGCGCCAGGCAGAAATCATCGGCGTGGACACCTTGAGCCGCTCCTTGGCCCGCCATCTGGGCGGGCAGATCGCCTACCAGGACTTGATAGCCCTCCGCTACGACCGGCAGGGCCAAGTTTCCTTCATGCAGGTCAACACCACCGCCGTCAACCGGCTGGTGGCCGGCCTGCAGCAGGCCATCCAGCAGGACCTGCAGGCCATGGGGGCCGCCACCGTGGAACTGCCCCTGGGCCTGGTGCTGGGCAGCGACCTGCTGGCGGCCTACGGGCCCCGCTTCAAAGTGCGCATCGTCCCCCAGGGCACGGTCCGCCTGGCCCTGGATCAGGCCTTCACCCATGCCGGCATCAACCAGACCCGCCACACCATCTACCTGTCGGTGGAGACCCATGTCCGCATCATGGTTCCCCTCCACCGGGAGGATATGGTGGTGAAAACAAAGACACCCCTGGTGGAGGCCGTCATCGTCGGCCCGGTGCCCGACCAATATTTGAACTTGGACTGGAGCCTGACACCTTGGGGACGGGAAGGGGAGGCTTGA